In Macadamia integrifolia cultivar HAES 741 chromosome 13, SCU_Mint_v3, whole genome shotgun sequence, one DNA window encodes the following:
- the LOC122059137 gene encoding uncharacterized protein LOC122059137, whose product MENTGERSSERDGGICDRPLDRGKQQRITDFWRPEHYSLPPSVSKTDNVVSGGLAEKNHPMEEVINGGSKQSYAAAAKKTMPNIDYLPDPIHDGTLTKIIIPQEAYEEELQSFSYALIGRVNFCFVSMDEVRTDAKNVWNLKGKVNHAPLGTGFILFLFQIEGDMASMWKRGPVKVKGKVIRFQRWQPEFSIHEDPIQTKLVWIRYLELPMEYWHEKILLSMDKASGRPVEVDHRMLHGIMGSYARVLVEVPMSGTRVEEIQVERKQPGKEVYF is encoded by the coding sequence ATGGAAAACacaggagagagaagctctgagaGGGATGGGGGGATTTGTGATCGACCACTCGATAGAGGGAAGCAACAGAGGATTACTGATTTTTGGAGACCGGAGCACTACTCTCTTCCTCCGTCGGTCTCTAAAACTGACAATGTCGTCTCTGGTGGATTAGCTGAAAAGAATCACCCTATGGAGGAGGTGATCAATGGAGGAAGCAAACAATCTTATGCAGCTGCAGCAAAGAAAACTATGCCGAACATAGATTATCTTCCTGATCCGATACATGATGGAACCCTTACAAAGATCATTATTCCTCAGGAGGCATACGAAGAGGAATTACAATCTTTCTCTTATGCTTTGATTGGGCGGGTTAATTTTTGCTTTGTCTCGATGGATGAAGTGAGGACTGATGCAAAAAATGTCTGGAATTTGAAGGGTAAGGTGAACCATGCGCCGTTGGGAACAGGATTCATTCTTTTCCTATTTCAAATTGAGGGAGACATGGCCTCAATGTGGAAAAGAGGTCCCGTCAAAGTTAAAGGGAAAGTCATTAGATTCCAACGATGGCAGCCGGAGTTTAGTATTCATGAGGACCCTATTCAGACCAAGCTGGTGTGGATACGATATCTAGAACTTCCCATGGAGTATTGGCACGAGAAAATTCTTCTCTCCATGGACAAAGCCTCAGGAAGGCCAGTGGAGGTGGATCATAGGATGTTGCATGGTATTATGGGGAGCTATGCTAGGGTGCTGGTGGAAGTGCCGATGAGCGGCACCAGAGTGGAGGAAATCCAGGTCGAAAGGAAACAGCCGGGCAAGGAGGTTTATTTCTAG